The Phormidium ambiguum IAM M-71 genome contains the following window.
GGCTGGGTGTGGAAGGCAGCTGATCGGTTATGAATTCGCCCAGCGCCAGCACGGAGAAAATCCAGGGTGTGAAGCGGTAACCCATAAAAGCCAGCCAGCTCCCGCCAAGATTGAGGTAACCCAAATAGGCCGCCCAACTTATAGCCGCGGGTGCAGTCATGGCACGCAAACCCGCAATAATGCCGATAACCAGAGCAAGGAAATAAACCATCGTACCCTTTTAGATTTGTGCTATGCCGTTATTGACAAACAACATCAAAGCCGTTCCAATTAACGAAGACCACCTGTGATGTATAGAGTCTCGCCAGTGATCCAGGCTGAATCAGAAGACGCGAAGAAGACGACAGCAGGAGCGATGTCCTGCGGCTGTCCGATTCGACCCAGTGGGGTTAGCGCTTCAATCTGTTGGCGACCTTCGCTTTCGGTAATTCCCTCTGTATGAGAACCTTCCGTTTCCACCATGCCAGGATTGATGGAGTTAACGCGAATATTGCGTGAACCCAACTCTTTGGCGAGTGACTTCGTAATGGCATCGACCGCCGCTTTGGTGGCGTTATAAACCAAGCTGTTTGCGGGCGCGAGGGTGCTGACGATCGAACTAATATTGATAATGCTGCCGCCCGACGAGCTGAAGTGCTTTACACCTTCTTGTGAAGTGAGGATTAATCCCAGTACATTCAGATCGAACTGCTTGTGGAAGTGCTCTTCTGTAATGCCTTCAAGTGGGGAAAATTCATAAATTCCAGCATTGTTAACCAAAATGTCAAGCTTGCCGAATGCTTGCTGCGTCTCTACAAAAAGATGTTTAATTTTTGCACTATCGGCAACATTTGCTTGGACTGCGATCGCCTTCCCACCTGTACTGACAATTTCGTCAACT
Protein-coding sequences here:
- a CDS encoding SDR family NAD(P)-dependent oxidoreductase; translated protein: MKKLDGKVAVVTGASKGIGAAIAKHLAAEGAAVVVNYASSKEGADRVVDEIVSTGGKAIAVQANVADSAKIKHLFVETQQAFGKLDILVNNAGIYEFSPLEGITEEHFHKQFDLNVLGLILTSQEGVKHFSSSGGSIINISSIVSTLAPANSLVYNATKAAVDAITKSLAKELGSRNIRVNSINPGMVETEGSHTEGITESEGRQQIEALTPLGRIGQPQDIAPAVVFFASSDSAWITGETLYITGGLR